Proteins encoded in a region of the Streptomyces sp. PCS3-D2 genome:
- a CDS encoding PaaX family transcriptional regulator C-terminal domain-containing protein has product MTNRPAAEPATPGIGTRTLVFALVREDGTVDAGELYDVAETLGMTDQQVRLCLKRLVAEGRFTQEGRGRKARLRATADPTGAVAPDVEYVRHAYRQDRGLAPWDGSWHLFAFAIPETARQSRDALRDTLLHLGAAPLQGGLYVAAHAIGDLVEAHARHLGVLPSLTRLTSRDLRVGEERDPARLAALLWPLDAIAERYEALAGLAAARLSAPGRPTGTERLRYAIELAAAFTAAMEPDPLLPPELLPRPWPGARARALAARCWEALGDGAPDRGSPRLFRLYGEALDTRPPATLAPARTTDGPDEPPRSG; this is encoded by the coding sequence ATGACGAACCGACCCGCGGCAGAGCCCGCCACCCCGGGCATCGGGACCCGGACCCTGGTGTTCGCCCTCGTCCGCGAGGACGGCACCGTCGACGCGGGCGAGCTGTACGACGTCGCCGAAACCCTCGGCATGACCGACCAGCAGGTCCGCCTCTGCCTCAAACGGCTCGTCGCCGAAGGCCGGTTCACCCAGGAGGGACGCGGCCGCAAGGCACGCCTGCGCGCCACCGCCGACCCGACGGGCGCCGTCGCACCGGACGTCGAGTACGTCCGCCACGCCTACCGGCAGGACCGGGGCCTCGCCCCCTGGGACGGCAGTTGGCACCTGTTCGCCTTCGCCATCCCCGAGACCGCCCGGCAGTCCCGGGACGCCCTGCGCGACACCCTCCTGCACCTCGGTGCCGCCCCGCTCCAGGGCGGCCTGTACGTCGCCGCGCACGCGATCGGCGACCTCGTGGAGGCTCACGCCCGCCACCTCGGCGTCCTGCCCTCGCTCACCCGCCTCACCAGCCGGGACCTGCGAGTCGGTGAGGAGCGGGATCCCGCGCGGCTGGCCGCCCTCCTGTGGCCGCTCGACGCGATCGCCGAGCGGTACGAGGCGCTGGCCGGACTCGCCGCGGCCCGCCTGTCCGCTCCGGGCCGGCCCACCGGCACGGAGCGGCTGAGGTACGCCATCGAGCTCGCGGCGGCCTTCACCGCCGCCATGGAACCCGACCCCCTGCTGCCCCCGGAGCTGCTGCCCCGGCCCTGGCCCGGCGCCCGCGCCCGCGCCCTGGCCGCCCGGTGCTGGGAAGCCCTGGGGGACGGCGCCCCGGACCGCGGCAGTCCGCGCCTGTTCCGCCTCTACGGCGAAGCCCTCGACACCCGGCCACCCGCCACCCTGGCCCCGGCGCGGACGACGGATGGCCCGGACGAACCTCCACGGAGCGGTTGA
- a CDS encoding SpoIIE family protein phosphatase — protein sequence MTVFLGHLRRVLPGSAKRSAAASPEPHPEDRQEPRGGARTRESGERRPQRLSALLSARSVAGEVFLLQLVLVVLLVAAAVVALVVQARSDAMLDARHRTLAAAGTFAESPGIVAALRSPDPSAVLQPSAQAAQKVAGVDGINVYTLDGVTVAHRDPRQIGKRVVGPFSRAAAGNAFTETFEGSLGQSVVSAVPVKDSEGRVIAVVSSPVTVSNVQSMVNRQLPVVLGAAALVLALSAGGTALVSRRLLRRTHGLGPAEMTRMYEHHDAVLHAVREGVLIVGDGGRLLLANDEARRLLELPADAEGRPVTELGLEQATAASIASGRTATDELHVAADRLLAVNIRPTAPFGQAGTVVTLRDTTELRALSGRAEVAHERLKLLYDAGVRIGTTLDVERTAGELAEVAVPRFADIASVDLLDPVLHGDEPPEPGTEMRRTAVVAAMDTHPLYPVGELIRFVPTSPMAIGVAGEHSVRVADLRGSRDWMAQDPVRSQRMLDRGVHSVIAVPLRARGVLLGMAGFWRVEPSPAFEEEDVSFAEELTARAALSIDNARRFTREHTMAVTLQRSLLPRGVPDQSAVEVAHRYLPAQAGVGGDWFDVIPLPGARVALVVGDVVGHGLHAAATMGRLRTAMHNFSTLDLPADELLSHLDELVAHIDTDEGAGEQEWQGLTGATCLCAVYDSVSGQVTAATAGHPGLAVVHPDGTVSFPDLPVAPPLGLGAGLPMDTATLTVPEGSQLVLFTDGLLESRDQDVDTGLAALGAALAGPARTPEETCAAVIGAMLPSRQSDDIALLVARTRRLDPGRIAEWEVESDPAAVSPVRNACARRLAEWGLEDIAFTTELILSELITNAVRYGSQPIRVRLLYDRSLVCEVSDGSSTSPHLRRAEETDEGGRGLFLVAQFAERWGTRYTARGKIIWSEQALQAGSATAGEDLGAALLAAWDDEPF from the coding sequence ATGACCGTCTTCCTGGGACACCTGCGGCGCGTGCTGCCCGGCTCGGCCAAGCGCTCCGCCGCCGCCTCCCCAGAGCCGCACCCGGAAGATCGGCAGGAGCCGCGGGGAGGCGCCCGGACCCGGGAGAGCGGGGAGCGTCGGCCGCAGCGGCTGTCGGCCCTGCTGAGCGCGCGCAGCGTGGCCGGCGAGGTGTTTCTCCTCCAGCTCGTCCTGGTGGTGCTCCTGGTCGCGGCAGCGGTGGTGGCCCTCGTGGTGCAGGCCCGCAGCGACGCCATGTTGGACGCCCGGCACCGTACGCTCGCCGCCGCCGGTACGTTCGCGGAGTCCCCCGGCATCGTCGCCGCCCTGCGCAGTCCCGATCCGAGCGCCGTGCTCCAGCCCAGCGCCCAGGCGGCGCAGAAGGTCGCCGGTGTGGACGGCATCAACGTGTACACCCTCGACGGGGTCACCGTCGCCCACCGGGACCCCCGGCAGATCGGCAAGCGCGTGGTCGGCCCCTTCTCCAGGGCGGCGGCCGGCAACGCCTTCACCGAGACGTTCGAGGGCTCCCTGGGGCAGTCCGTGGTCTCGGCGGTCCCCGTCAAGGACTCCGAGGGCCGGGTCATCGCCGTCGTGTCCTCCCCGGTCACCGTCTCGAACGTGCAGAGCATGGTCAACCGGCAGCTGCCGGTGGTCCTCGGCGCCGCCGCCCTGGTGCTCGCCCTGTCCGCGGGCGGGACGGCCCTGGTGAGCCGTCGGCTGCTGCGCCGCACCCACGGCCTGGGGCCGGCGGAGATGACGCGGATGTACGAGCACCACGACGCGGTGCTGCACGCGGTGCGGGAAGGCGTACTGATCGTCGGCGACGGCGGGCGCCTGCTGCTGGCCAACGACGAGGCGCGGCGTCTCCTGGAGCTGCCGGCGGACGCGGAGGGGCGGCCCGTCACGGAGCTGGGCCTGGAGCAGGCGACCGCCGCGTCGATCGCCTCGGGCCGTACCGCCACGGACGAGCTGCACGTGGCGGCCGACCGACTGCTGGCGGTGAACATCCGGCCCACCGCCCCCTTCGGGCAGGCCGGGACCGTGGTCACCCTGCGGGACACCACCGAGCTGCGGGCGCTCTCCGGCCGCGCCGAGGTGGCCCACGAGCGGCTGAAGCTGCTCTACGACGCGGGGGTGCGCATCGGTACGACGCTGGACGTGGAGCGCACCGCCGGGGAACTGGCGGAGGTGGCGGTCCCGAGATTCGCCGACATCGCCTCGGTCGATCTGCTGGACCCGGTGCTGCACGGTGACGAGCCTCCCGAACCGGGCACGGAGATGCGCCGGACCGCCGTGGTCGCCGCGATGGACACCCATCCGCTCTACCCCGTCGGCGAGCTGATCCGGTTCGTCCCCACGAGCCCCATGGCGATCGGGGTGGCCGGGGAGCACTCGGTACGGGTGGCGGACCTGCGAGGCAGCCGCGACTGGATGGCCCAGGACCCCGTGCGTTCGCAGCGCATGCTGGACCGGGGCGTCCACTCCGTGATCGCCGTTCCGCTGCGGGCCCGCGGCGTGCTGCTGGGGATGGCCGGCTTCTGGCGGGTCGAGCCCTCTCCGGCGTTCGAGGAGGAGGACGTGTCCTTCGCCGAGGAGCTGACCGCCCGGGCGGCCCTCTCCATCGACAACGCCCGCCGCTTCACGCGCGAGCACACCATGGCCGTCACGCTGCAGCGCAGCCTGTTGCCCCGGGGCGTGCCGGACCAGTCCGCGGTCGAGGTCGCCCACCGCTACCTGCCCGCCCAGGCGGGGGTGGGCGGCGACTGGTTCGACGTCATCCCGCTGCCCGGCGCCCGGGTGGCCCTGGTGGTGGGCGATGTCGTGGGGCACGGCCTGCACGCCGCCGCCACGATGGGCAGGCTGCGCACCGCCATGCACAACTTCTCGACGCTCGACCTGCCCGCGGACGAGCTCCTGAGTCACCTGGACGAACTGGTCGCCCACATCGACACCGACGAGGGCGCCGGTGAGCAGGAGTGGCAGGGGCTGACCGGCGCCACCTGCCTGTGCGCCGTCTACGACTCCGTCTCCGGGCAGGTGACCGCCGCGACCGCCGGGCACCCGGGCCTCGCCGTCGTCCATCCCGACGGGACGGTTTCCTTCCCCGACCTTCCGGTCGCTCCGCCGCTGGGCCTGGGCGCCGGTCTGCCCATGGACACCGCGACGCTCACCGTGCCGGAAGGGTCCCAACTGGTGCTCTTCACCGACGGGCTGCTGGAGAGCCGCGACCAGGACGTCGACACGGGTCTGGCGGCACTCGGTGCGGCCCTCGCCGGGCCCGCCAGGACCCCGGAGGAGACCTGTGCGGCGGTGATCGGCGCGATGCTGCCGAGTCGGCAGAGTGACGACATCGCGCTGCTGGTGGCCCGCACCCGGCGGCTGGATCCCGGCCGGATCGCCGAGTGGGAGGTGGAGTCCGATCCGGCAGCGGTGTCCCCGGTGCGCAACGCCTGCGCCCGCCGGCTGGCGGAATGGGGCCTGGAGGACATCGCCTTCACCACGGAGCTCATCCTGAGCGAGCTGATCACCAACGCCGTCCGCTACGGGTCGCAGCCCATCCGGGTGCGACTGCTGTACGACCGCAGCCTGGTCTGCGAGGTGTCCGACGGGTCCAGCACCTCCCCCCACCTGAGACGGGCCGAGGAGACCGACGAGGGCGGGCGCGGCTTGTTCCTGGTCGCGCAGTTCGCCGAGCGGTGGGGCACCCGCTACACCGCCCGCGGGAAGATCATCTGGAGTGAGCAGGCCCTCCAGGCCGGATCCGCCACGGCCGGGGAGGATCTGGGGGCGGCGCTGCTCGCGGCCTGGGACGACGAGCCCTTCTGA
- a CDS encoding ABC transporter substrate-binding protein gives MPGPRLRTAAVAACLGLAAGPLGACGDKPPAAPRAPAVATSAADAGGMAALTAAARKEGVLNTIALPSDWAGYGELIDGFQKKYGIRVIVENPEGSSQDEIDALKEHRRDGTAPDVIDVGGTFAPGAARQGLLTPYEVAPYDDIPDEQKDPRARWYNNYGGYVSIGCDAKRVKTCPATFADLRKPEYKGQVSLNGDPTKSGSAFAGVYAAALANGGSFDNIQPGIDFFAELSRNGNFIPVESTPATIEQGRTPISIDWDFLNLGYADEFRRKGADLDWRTSIPFDGSFAQYYAQGINKDAPHPAAARLWQEYLFSPEGQNIRLGAYARPVLMKSMQENGTLDKALAEMLPTVEGTPAFPTEQQQAKAGRTVDRKWAEAVSG, from the coding sequence GTGCCCGGACCCCGTCTCCGCACCGCTGCCGTCGCCGCTTGCCTCGGCCTCGCCGCGGGACCCCTCGGCGCCTGCGGGGACAAGCCCCCCGCAGCGCCCAGGGCACCCGCGGTGGCGACCTCGGCCGCGGACGCGGGCGGCATGGCGGCGCTCACCGCCGCGGCCAGGAAGGAAGGGGTCCTCAACACCATCGCGCTCCCCTCCGACTGGGCGGGCTACGGGGAGCTGATCGACGGCTTCCAGAAGAAGTACGGGATCCGGGTCATCGTGGAGAACCCGGAGGGCTCCAGCCAGGACGAGATCGACGCCCTCAAGGAGCACCGGCGCGACGGAACCGCCCCGGACGTGATCGATGTGGGCGGCACCTTCGCGCCGGGTGCGGCCCGGCAGGGTCTGCTCACCCCGTACGAGGTCGCCCCGTACGACGACATCCCCGACGAGCAGAAGGACCCCCGGGCCCGCTGGTACAACAACTACGGCGGTTACGTCTCGATCGGCTGCGACGCCAAGCGTGTCAAGACCTGCCCCGCGACCTTCGCCGACCTGCGCAAACCCGAGTACAAGGGCCAGGTCTCGCTCAACGGCGACCCCACCAAATCGGGCTCCGCCTTCGCCGGGGTGTACGCGGCGGCCCTGGCGAACGGGGGCTCCTTCGACAACATCCAGCCCGGCATCGACTTCTTCGCCGAGCTCAGCAGGAACGGCAACTTCATCCCGGTCGAGTCCACTCCGGCGACGATCGAGCAGGGGCGGACGCCGATCAGCATCGACTGGGACTTCCTCAACCTCGGGTATGCCGACGAGTTCCGCCGCAAGGGCGCGGACCTGGACTGGCGGACCTCCATCCCCTTCGACGGCAGCTTCGCCCAGTACTACGCGCAGGGGATCAACAAGGACGCCCCGCACCCCGCGGCGGCGCGGCTGTGGCAGGAGTACCTGTTCAGCCCGGAGGGCCAGAACATCCGGCTCGGGGCGTACGCGCGACCGGTGCTCATGAAGTCCATGCAGGAGAACGGCACCCTCGACAAAGCCCTGGCGGAGATGCTGCCCACGGTCGAGGGCACACCGGCATTCCCGACCGAGCAGCAGCAGGCGAAGGCGGGCAGGACCGTCGACCGGAAGTGGGCCGAGGCCGTCTCCGGCTGA
- a CDS encoding ABC transporter permease — MTTASTPVTGALGGSGRVRPLAALRQTATLAWRSLVSVKHNPLELVDYSISPIMFVFLFTYVFGGQMAGSPQAYLQYALAGIIVQNTLFMSMYTAMALNIDLTKGVFDRLRSLPVARSAPLLGRIAADLAKQLWAMLLMIALGTLLGFEITGGVAGFAGGILLLLIFAAAVSWTAVLIGMLAGDAEKVQVFAFTLIFPITFTSSAFVMVDTMPGWLQAWVNVNPVTQLSDAFRGLLLGTPAGEPIMWSLVWAAGIAIVFVPLAMRAYRSRV, encoded by the coding sequence GTGACCACCGCCTCCACACCCGTGACCGGCGCGCTCGGCGGCAGTGGCCGGGTACGCCCCCTGGCGGCCCTGCGGCAGACCGCGACGCTCGCCTGGCGCAGCCTGGTCTCCGTCAAGCACAATCCGCTGGAGCTCGTCGACTACAGCATCTCGCCGATCATGTTCGTCTTCCTGTTCACCTACGTCTTCGGCGGACAGATGGCCGGATCCCCGCAGGCATACCTCCAGTACGCCCTCGCCGGGATCATCGTCCAGAACACGCTCTTCATGAGCATGTACACGGCGATGGCGCTGAACATCGACCTCACCAAGGGGGTCTTCGACCGCCTCCGCAGCCTGCCCGTCGCCCGCTCGGCACCCCTCCTCGGGCGGATCGCGGCCGACCTGGCCAAACAGCTCTGGGCGATGCTCCTCATGATCGCTCTGGGCACCCTGCTGGGCTTTGAGATCACCGGCGGTGTCGCCGGTTTCGCCGGCGGGATCCTGCTGCTCCTGATCTTTGCCGCGGCCGTCTCGTGGACGGCCGTCCTGATCGGGATGTTGGCCGGCGACGCGGAGAAAGTGCAGGTCTTCGCCTTCACGCTGATCTTCCCGATCACCTTCACGAGCAGTGCCTTCGTGATGGTCGACACGATGCCCGGCTGGCTCCAGGCCTGGGTGAACGTCAATCCCGTCACCCAGCTGTCGGACGCCTTCCGCGGACTGCTGCTCGGCACCCCCGCAGGGGAGCCGATCATGTGGTCCCTGGTCTGGGCGGCGGGCATCGCGATCGTCTTCGTGCCCCTGGCCATGCGGGCCTACCGCTCCCGGGTCTGA
- a CDS encoding daunorubicin resistance protein DrrA family ABC transporter ATP-binding protein codes for MQYAIRAEGLAKRFKQTRALAGVDLQVPVGSVLGLLGPNGAGKTTAVRIFATLLRPDEGRAEVAGYDVVREAGRVRSVIGLTGQYAAVDENLTGTENLLMIGRLLGMPRGAARSRAAELLDRFRLIEAAGRAAKTYSGGMRRRLDLAASLVGRPQILFLDEPTTGLDPHSRGEVWDMLRGWVAEGVTVLLTTQYLDEADRLADSIVVIDKGTVIADGTPDELKAQVGGQVLQLRPARAEDLATAHALIAEEAGPLAEIEGGGITVPVKDPELMPSVVRRLDRAGIGVAELTLRRSSLDEVFMVLTGHRAQSPTAPGDGGPDGGGGGGDEQYATAGSLP; via the coding sequence ATGCAGTACGCGATCCGGGCCGAGGGCCTGGCGAAGCGGTTCAAGCAGACGCGTGCACTGGCCGGCGTGGACCTCCAAGTGCCCGTCGGCAGCGTCCTCGGCCTGCTCGGGCCCAACGGCGCGGGCAAAACGACCGCCGTCCGGATCTTCGCCACCCTCCTCCGGCCGGACGAGGGCCGCGCGGAGGTCGCCGGCTACGACGTCGTCCGGGAGGCGGGCCGGGTCCGCTCGGTGATCGGGCTCACCGGCCAGTACGCCGCCGTCGACGAGAACCTGACCGGCACGGAGAACCTGCTGATGATCGGTCGACTGCTGGGCATGCCGCGCGGCGCGGCCCGGTCCCGGGCCGCCGAGCTGCTCGACCGCTTCCGGTTGATCGAGGCGGCGGGACGGGCCGCCAAGACGTACTCGGGTGGCATGCGGCGGCGTCTCGACCTCGCGGCGAGCCTGGTGGGGCGGCCGCAGATCCTCTTCCTGGACGAGCCGACCACCGGACTCGACCCGCACAGCCGTGGTGAGGTGTGGGACATGCTGCGCGGATGGGTGGCCGAGGGCGTCACGGTGCTGCTGACCACGCAGTACCTGGACGAGGCGGACCGGCTGGCCGACAGCATCGTCGTGATCGACAAGGGCACGGTCATCGCCGACGGCACGCCCGACGAGCTGAAGGCGCAGGTCGGCGGGCAGGTCCTCCAGCTGCGGCCGGCTCGGGCCGAGGACCTCGCCACCGCCCATGCCCTGATCGCCGAGGAAGCGGGCCCCCTGGCGGAGATCGAGGGTGGCGGGATCACCGTGCCCGTCAAGGACCCGGAGCTGATGCCGAGCGTGGTCCGGCGGCTGGACCGGGCGGGCATCGGGGTGGCGGAGCTGACCCTGCGGCGCTCGTCGCTCGACGAGGTGTTCATGGTCCTGACCGGCCACCGGGCCCAGTCGCCGACGGCACCGGGCGACGGGGGCCCGGACGGGGGCGGGGGCGGGGGCGACGAGCAGTACGCGACCGCGGGGAGCCTGCCGTGA
- a CDS encoding nucleoside hydrolase, whose protein sequence is MSAPVSFPVPVPVPAPVPIVIDCDPGHDDALAILLAAGDPGVELLAVTTVAGNQTVEKTTLNALRVCTVAGITGVPVAAGCAGPLVETLRVAEDVHGVSGLDGPRFPEPSLTARPEHAVELLRRVLAEHPEPVTLVPTAPLTNIALLLTRYPELTGRIREIVLMGGSTDRGNRTPAAEFNIHTDPEAADIVFRSGVPVTMCGLNVTHQALATAEVVARFEALDTDLGRICAELLGFFAGTYLRLWGFPAPPVHDPVAVARVIDPGLVTCVEAHVAVELHGRHTRGATVVDLHGTLGRPANARVAVELRADLFWDRLVAAVAALGGSGTGQQAPPADTGPAPWTGGSR, encoded by the coding sequence TTGAGTGCTCCCGTCTCTTTTCCTGTTCCTGTTCCTGTTCCTGCCCCCGTCCCGATCGTCATCGACTGCGACCCGGGCCATGACGACGCCCTGGCGATCCTCCTCGCGGCGGGCGACCCAGGGGTCGAGCTGCTGGCCGTCACCACGGTGGCGGGCAACCAGACCGTGGAGAAAACCACTCTGAACGCCCTGCGGGTGTGCACCGTCGCCGGTATCACGGGGGTCCCGGTCGCCGCCGGGTGCGCGGGGCCGCTGGTGGAGACGCTGCGGGTCGCCGAGGACGTGCACGGGGTGTCGGGGCTGGACGGCCCCCGTTTCCCCGAGCCGTCCCTGACGGCCCGGCCCGAGCACGCCGTGGAACTGCTGCGACGGGTGCTGGCCGAGCACCCGGAGCCGGTCACCCTGGTACCGACGGCGCCGCTGACGAACATCGCCCTGCTGCTGACCCGGTACCCCGAGCTCACGGGCCGGATCAGGGAGATCGTGCTGATGGGCGGTTCCACGGACCGGGGGAACCGGACCCCGGCCGCCGAGTTCAACATCCACACCGACCCGGAGGCCGCGGACATCGTCTTCCGCAGCGGCGTGCCGGTGACCATGTGCGGGCTGAACGTCACCCACCAGGCCCTCGCAACTGCCGAGGTCGTCGCCCGCTTCGAGGCCCTGGACACCGACCTCGGGCGGATCTGCGCCGAGTTGCTGGGGTTCTTCGCGGGCACCTACCTGCGGTTGTGGGGCTTCCCCGCTCCCCCGGTCCACGACCCGGTCGCGGTCGCCCGGGTCATCGACCCCGGGCTGGTCACCTGTGTGGAGGCGCACGTGGCCGTGGAACTCCACGGCCGGCACACCCGCGGGGCGACCGTGGTGGACCTGCACGGCACCCTGGGACGGCCGGCGAACGCCCGGGTCGCCGTCGAGCTGCGGGCCGACCTGTTCTGGGACCGGCTGGTGGCGGCCGTGGCGGCGCTGGGCGGCTCCGGCACGGGTCAGCAGGCGCCGCCCGCGGACACCGGGCCGGCCCCCTGGACCGGCGGAAGCCGGTGA
- a CDS encoding DUF5133 domain-containing protein — translation MMQSPAAHRRTEDGAARSEGGADADGAADRAALAAATGTVMALVPCTGERARRVLGNAAQAAGVTLPAMARTVLATRTGPGAADPDCERALHAEIGHARSPHPPGPPASGTLLPAPHVLRRHLNHLRAVRRRTLAAPEDPALRAAMEDAAYTLCVLMGQRNTHSALLAAEELVAAHRLPPVQGAGPVSAGGAC, via the coding sequence ATGATGCAGAGCCCGGCGGCCCACCGCCGTACGGAAGACGGCGCCGCCCGGAGCGAGGGGGGAGCGGACGCCGACGGTGCCGCGGACCGGGCCGCGCTCGCCGCCGCGACCGGGACGGTGATGGCCCTGGTGCCCTGCACCGGCGAACGTGCCCGGCGCGTCCTGGGCAACGCGGCACAGGCCGCGGGCGTCACGCTCCCCGCCATGGCCCGCACGGTCCTCGCCACCCGGACCGGACCCGGTGCCGCGGACCCCGACTGCGAGCGGGCGCTGCACGCCGAGATCGGGCACGCCCGGAGCCCCCACCCTCCCGGACCGCCCGCCTCCGGCACGCTCCTGCCGGCTCCGCACGTGCTGCGCCGCCACCTGAACCACCTGCGGGCCGTGCGCCGTCGTACCCTGGCGGCGCCGGAGGACCCGGCGCTGCGCGCCGCGATGGAGGACGCCGCGTACACGCTGTGCGTCCTGATGGGGCAGCGCAACACCCACAGCGCGCTGCTCGCCGCCGAGGAGCTGGTGGCAGCTCACCGGCTTCCGCCGGTCCAGGGGGCCGGCCCGGTGTCCGCGGGCGGCGCCTGCTGA
- a CDS encoding isoamylase early set domain-containing protein, giving the protein MLERQRRKNTTAVTFVLPGGDPPGPVSVVGTFNDWQPGAHVLEPRPDGMRAVTVALPAKSTHSFRYLAAGDYWFNDAGADGHEGPNSRLDT; this is encoded by the coding sequence ATGCTGGAAAGACAGCGTCGCAAGAACACCACCGCAGTGACCTTCGTGCTGCCCGGCGGCGACCCGCCGGGCCCCGTCAGCGTCGTGGGGACGTTCAACGACTGGCAGCCGGGCGCCCACGTACTCGAACCGCGCCCCGACGGCATGCGGGCGGTGACGGTCGCGCTTCCCGCCAAGTCCACGCACTCCTTCCGCTACCTCGCGGCCGGGGACTACTGGTTCAACGACGCCGGCGCCGACGGGCACGAAGGCCCCAACAGCCGCCTGGACACCTGA
- a CDS encoding DUF4232 domain-containing protein, whose translation MSSVRRTAAALTALSALSALALTACGPADDAAGGSGTPSAGTPAAGASPSASAAPSGSATPAAKPSKSGGSPGSSTPTDPDGAVLPCGTGDVTFTASLAEPTTSSYLLKITNRGAKACRALGHPVVTFGALDGQATERGTAPGIADAIRLDPGESAYAGLMGGPADGTGRTVDSIAMTMNTESDLVQTPLRASTPGLYVSATRNSVTPWVDNAEDALSL comes from the coding sequence ATGAGCTCCGTACGCCGAACCGCCGCCGCCCTCACCGCCCTGTCCGCCCTGTCCGCCTTGGCGCTGACGGCCTGCGGTCCCGCCGATGACGCGGCGGGCGGTTCCGGCACCCCGTCGGCGGGCACGCCGGCCGCCGGGGCCTCCCCTTCCGCCTCCGCCGCACCCTCGGGGTCCGCCACCCCGGCTGCGAAGCCGTCGAAGTCCGGCGGGTCCCCCGGCAGCAGCACGCCGACCGACCCGGACGGTGCCGTGCTCCCGTGCGGCACCGGCGACGTGACGTTCACGGCGAGCCTGGCGGAGCCCACGACCAGCAGCTACCTGTTGAAGATCACCAACAGGGGTGCGAAGGCGTGCAGGGCGCTCGGGCACCCCGTCGTGACCTTCGGAGCTCTGGACGGGCAGGCCACGGAGCGGGGCACCGCACCGGGAATCGCGGACGCGATCAGGCTCGACCCGGGCGAGTCCGCCTACGCCGGCCTGATGGGCGGCCCCGCCGACGGCACCGGGAGGACCGTCGACTCGATCGCGATGACCATGAACACCGAGTCCGACCTGGTCCAGACGCCGCTCAGGGCGTCGACCCCCGGTTTGTACGTCTCCGCCACCAGGAACTCCGTGACCCCGTGGGTGGACAACGCGGAGGACGCCCTGAGCTTGTAG
- a CDS encoding VOC family protein, translating to MPSRLNPYLNFDGDARQAMEFYKEVFGGTLALNTYGDFGGEEAGDAADRIMHGMLETAGGFTLMGADNPPGTRHDPGNNISVSVSGDDAAELRGYWDALSGSGTVSVPLERQMWGDVFGMCTDRFGITWLVDISTPEG from the coding sequence ATGCCTTCTCGCCTCAACCCGTACCTCAACTTCGACGGCGACGCCCGGCAGGCGATGGAGTTCTACAAGGAGGTCTTCGGCGGCACCCTGGCGCTCAACACCTACGGCGACTTCGGCGGCGAGGAGGCCGGCGATGCCGCCGACCGGATCATGCACGGCATGCTGGAGACCGCCGGCGGCTTCACGCTCATGGGCGCCGACAACCCGCCCGGCACCCGGCACGATCCGGGCAACAACATCTCGGTGAGCGTCAGCGGGGACGACGCCGCCGAGCTGCGCGGCTACTGGGACGCGCTCTCCGGCAGCGGCACGGTCTCGGTGCCGCTGGAGCGGCAGATGTGGGGCGACGTCTTCGGCATGTGCACGGACCGCTTCGGCATCACCTGGCTCGTCGACATCAGCACGCCGGAAGGCTGA
- a CDS encoding GNAT family N-acetyltransferase, which translates to MTDITVRAAQPGDFAQWRVLYRGYADFYAVEQTDEAATTVWAWVNDPEHEVGALVAEDGAGRLLGLAHYRPFARPLSATVGCFLDDLFVAPEHRGSGAADLLLGALRELAAARGWSVVRWITADDNHRARAKYDQVAARTMWVTYDMLPARR; encoded by the coding sequence ATGACCGACATCACCGTGCGCGCCGCACAGCCCGGGGACTTCGCGCAGTGGCGTGTCCTGTACCGCGGTTACGCCGACTTCTACGCGGTCGAGCAGACCGATGAGGCGGCCACCACGGTCTGGGCGTGGGTGAACGACCCCGAACACGAGGTCGGCGCGCTGGTGGCGGAGGACGGCGCGGGACGCCTCCTCGGCCTGGCCCACTACCGTCCGTTCGCCCGGCCCCTGTCGGCGACGGTCGGCTGCTTCCTCGACGACCTGTTCGTGGCACCGGAGCACCGCGGTTCGGGCGCCGCCGACCTGCTGCTCGGCGCGCTGCGCGAGCTCGCCGCCGCGCGCGGCTGGAGCGTGGTCCGCTGGATCACCGCGGACGACAACCACCGGGCACGGGCCAAGTACGACCAGGTGGCCGCGCGCACCATGTGGGTCACCTACGACATGCTCCCGGCCCGCCGCTGA